A single genomic interval of Coffea eugenioides isolate CCC68of unplaced genomic scaffold, Ceug_1.0 ScVebR1_2730;HRSCAF=3811, whole genome shotgun sequence harbors:
- the LOC113757099 gene encoding cytochrome b5-like → MASDQKVHTFDEVVQHNKTKDCWLIINGKVYDVTPFMEEHPGGDEVLLSATGKDATNDFEDVGHSDSARDMMDQYYIGEIDKATVPLKRMYIPPQQAQYNPDKTPEFVIKILQFLVPLLIMGLAFAVRHYTKEK, encoded by the exons ATGGCATCAGATCAGAAGGTTCACACCTTTGACGAGGTTGTTCAGCACAACAAGACCAAGGATTGCTGGCTGATTATCAATGGAAAG GTGTATGATGTTACCCCATTCATGGAAGAACATCCTGGAGGTGATGAAGTTTTGCTTTCAGCAACTG GGAAAGATGCAACAAATGACTTTGAGGATGTTGGCCATAGTGACTCTGCTAGAGATATGATGGACCAATACTACATTGGGGAGATAGACAAGGCCACAGTTCCCCTGAAACGCATGTACATCCCACCACAGCAAGCCCAGTATAACCCTGACAAGACTCCAGAATTCGTGATCAAGATCTTACAGTTTCTTGTACCCCTCTTGATCATGGGTTTGGCCTTTGCTGTCCGACACTATACCAAGGAGAAGTAA